The Microlunatus antarcticus genome window below encodes:
- a CDS encoding ABC transporter ATP-binding protein — protein MALLEVEDLHVSFNTADGVVKAVRGLTFSVDKGQTVGIVGESGSGKSVSTQTIMGLTAGARVSGEARFEGRDLLTMNDRDLRAVRGAKVGMIFQDPLSSLHPYYKVGWQIVEMVQAHTNVSKAAAKNRAIDLLRLVGIPKPEARVDEYPHQFSGGMRQRAMIAMAMALNPILLIADEPTTALDVTVQAQVLEVMGRLQAEFGTAIVMITHDMGVIADVADDVVVMYAGTAMEKAERRELFYHNHHPYTEGLLASIPHPGDDRHKRLLPIHGTPPSLIQLPTGCPFNPRCPYAFDRCRTETPPLASVHGRPDHLSACWLSSDESERQAERERVQAVLAEQTEISEDVARNLAGVTA, from the coding sequence ATGGCGCTGCTCGAGGTGGAGGACCTCCACGTCTCGTTCAACACCGCGGACGGGGTGGTCAAGGCCGTACGCGGTCTGACGTTCTCGGTCGACAAGGGGCAGACGGTCGGCATCGTCGGCGAGTCCGGCTCCGGCAAGAGCGTGTCGACCCAGACGATCATGGGCCTCACCGCCGGGGCCCGGGTGAGCGGCGAGGCCCGCTTCGAGGGCCGTGACCTGCTGACCATGAACGACCGCGACCTGCGGGCGGTGCGCGGGGCGAAGGTCGGGATGATCTTCCAGGACCCGCTGTCGAGCCTCCACCCGTACTACAAGGTCGGCTGGCAGATCGTCGAGATGGTCCAGGCGCACACGAACGTGTCGAAGGCCGCGGCCAAGAATCGCGCCATCGACCTCCTCCGGCTGGTGGGCATCCCCAAGCCGGAGGCCCGCGTCGACGAGTACCCGCACCAGTTCTCCGGCGGCATGCGCCAGCGCGCGATGATCGCGATGGCGATGGCCCTCAACCCGATCCTGCTCATCGCCGACGAGCCCACCACGGCGCTCGACGTCACCGTGCAGGCCCAGGTGCTCGAGGTCATGGGCCGCCTGCAGGCCGAGTTCGGCACGGCGATCGTCATGATCACCCACGACATGGGCGTGATCGCCGACGTCGCGGACGACGTGGTCGTGATGTATGCGGGCACGGCGATGGAGAAGGCCGAGCGGCGCGAGCTCTTCTACCACAACCACCACCCGTACACCGAGGGCCTGCTGGCCTCGATCCCGCACCCGGGTGACGACCGGCACAAGCGGCTGCTGCCGATCCACGGCACCCCGCCGAGCCTGATCCAGCTGCCGACCGGCTGCCCCTTCAACCCGCGCTGCCCGTACGCCTTCGACCGGTGCCGCACCGAGACGCCGCCGCTGGCGAGCGTGCACGGCCGGCCCGACCACCTCTCCGCCTGCTGGCTCTCCTCCGACGAGTCGGAGCGCCAGGCCGAGCGCGAGCGGGTCCAGGCGGTGCTCGCCGAGCAGACCGAGATCAGCGAGGACGTCGCCCGGAACCTCGCGGGGGTGACCGCGTGA
- a CDS encoding ABC transporter permease, with the protein MSEETLRTTEAAEGRLAESVDRGAVALDGRGGAEEGPTRIQGRSPWQLAWERLRRDKIAMVSLAFIVLIVLFAVFAPLIAVLTGHGANQQFNDVGLTPDGLPRPPSGTFWFGTDDLGRDILVRCAYGARISLLVGVVATAFTIAVGVVLGLIAGYYGKIADTIISRIIDVVLAFPFLLFAIALVSIIGASLGVTIFVIAMFSWASVARIVRGQVLSIREREYIEAARSLGAGSTRIMFVDALPNVLAPIIVYATLLIPSVIVTEATLSFLGLGVPAPTATWGNMISEAQAGGLYQIAPWFLAFPSLLLLLLTLAFNLLGDGVRDAFDPRGDRMLQK; encoded by the coding sequence ATGAGCGAGGAAACCCTCCGGACGACGGAGGCCGCCGAGGGCCGGCTGGCCGAGTCGGTCGACCGCGGTGCGGTGGCGCTGGACGGGCGGGGCGGCGCAGAAGAGGGCCCCACCCGTATCCAGGGTCGCAGCCCCTGGCAGCTGGCCTGGGAACGTCTGCGTCGCGACAAGATCGCCATGGTCTCGCTCGCGTTCATCGTGCTGATCGTCCTGTTCGCGGTGTTCGCCCCGCTGATAGCGGTGCTCACCGGACACGGGGCCAATCAGCAGTTCAACGACGTCGGGCTCACCCCGGACGGTTTGCCGAGGCCCCCGAGCGGCACGTTCTGGTTCGGCACCGACGACCTGGGGCGCGACATCCTCGTCCGGTGCGCCTACGGGGCGCGGATCTCGTTGCTCGTGGGCGTGGTCGCCACCGCCTTCACCATCGCGGTCGGAGTGGTGCTCGGTCTGATCGCCGGGTACTACGGCAAGATCGCGGACACGATCATCTCGCGGATCATCGACGTCGTCCTGGCGTTCCCGTTCCTGCTCTTCGCCATCGCGCTGGTGTCGATCATCGGGGCGAGCCTGGGTGTCACGATCTTCGTGATCGCGATGTTCAGCTGGGCGTCGGTCGCCCGCATCGTCCGCGGCCAGGTGCTGTCCATCCGCGAGCGGGAGTACATCGAGGCCGCGCGGTCCCTGGGGGCCGGCAGCACCCGGATCATGTTCGTCGATGCGCTGCCCAACGTGCTGGCGCCGATCATCGTCTACGCGACGCTGCTGATCCCGTCGGTGATCGTCACCGAGGCCACGCTGTCCTTCCTGGGCCTCGGTGTCCCGGCCCCGACGGCGACGTGGGGCAACATGATCTCCGAGGCGCAGGCCGGCGGTCTCTACCAGATCGCGCCCTGGTTCCTGGCCTTCCCCAGCCTGCTGCTGCTCCTGCTCACCCTCGCCTTCAACCTGCTCGGCGACGGTGTCCGCGATGCCTTCGACCCGCGGGGCGACCGCATGCTGCAGAAGTAA
- the mshB gene encoding N-acetyl-1-D-myo-inositol-2-amino-2-deoxy-alpha-D-glucopyranoside deacetylase: protein MIPPHDRRLMLVHAHPDDETIGNGVTMARTVADGGRVTLVTCTLGEEGEVLIPELVHLDAEHEDALAPQRLKELTEAMSHLGVTDFVRLGGDGRFRDSGMAYDDQGRAIARDVLRDGIFWTADLLEASNEVVALIRDRRPQVLVAYNEIGGYGHPDHVQAHRVAMYGYLLAGVPGYRPDLGEPWTVARVLWSTMSASRMSAMIKQLREAGDTETFAGWDDAGDLPMVSSDADIAAVVDGTAYVAQKLDAMRAHATQIRPDGTFFAGGKMSVDSMWSHEFYRFAAGTPFPAKPDGADGGVWADDLFAGLG, encoded by the coding sequence GTGATTCCTCCGCACGACCGCCGCCTGATGCTCGTCCACGCCCACCCCGACGACGAGACGATCGGCAACGGCGTCACGATGGCCCGCACCGTCGCCGACGGCGGCCGCGTCACCCTCGTCACCTGCACCCTGGGCGAGGAGGGCGAGGTGCTGATCCCCGAGCTCGTCCACCTCGACGCCGAGCACGAGGACGCCCTCGCGCCGCAGCGGCTGAAGGAGCTGACCGAGGCGATGAGTCACCTCGGCGTGACCGACTTCGTCCGGCTCGGCGGCGACGGCCGCTTCCGCGACTCCGGGATGGCGTACGACGACCAGGGCCGCGCGATCGCCCGCGACGTGCTGCGCGACGGGATCTTCTGGACCGCCGACCTGCTCGAGGCCTCGAACGAGGTCGTCGCGCTGATCCGCGACCGTCGGCCGCAGGTGCTGGTCGCGTACAACGAGATAGGCGGCTACGGCCACCCTGACCACGTGCAGGCGCACCGCGTCGCCATGTACGGGTACCTCCTCGCCGGCGTGCCCGGCTACCGCCCCGACCTGGGTGAGCCGTGGACCGTCGCCCGCGTCCTGTGGAGCACCATGAGCGCCTCCCGGATGAGCGCGATGATCAAGCAGCTGCGCGAGGCGGGGGACACCGAGACGTTCGCGGGCTGGGACGACGCCGGCGACCTGCCGATGGTGTCGTCCGACGCCGACATCGCGGCCGTGGTCGACGGGACCGCGTACGTCGCGCAGAAGCTCGACGCCATGCGCGCCCACGCCACCCAGATCCGCCCGGACGGGACGTTCTTCGCCGGCGGCAAGATGTCGGTCGACAGCATGTGGTCGCACGAGTTCTACCGTTTCGCCGCGGGGACCCCGTTCCCGGCCAAGCCCGACGGCGCCGACGGCGGCGTGTGGGCCGACGACCTGTTCGCCGGTCTGGGCTGA
- a CDS encoding GNAT family N-acetyltransferase: MQPANGTEGLRTAGPGERWVLRVRQTDGSASDLVGWLVGIDRNDGSDGAGEEVAVVDGAVDPAVAGDEAPRWRVPLTDVVVARRAPAARGGPDVGRTPPDVLERLGVEAWAVELEPLGDWTLRAASGFTGRANSCLAVGDPGLPVPEAAAAIEAYAAAHGIAPMAQVVTGSDEDAALRAAGWAETYVATDVLATRLADLLGDRPADPRVGVDEELTDAWRAAFDAYRSSDVDPAVVTRLLDGRRPRAFARVEVDGEVVAVARGHLSGGWLGVAGVWTRPEHRRQGLGTAVVLALAGWAARRGARWCYLQVETANGPAHGAYAALGFVHHHRYHYLAP; encoded by the coding sequence ATGCAGCCTGCGAACGGCACCGAGGGCCTGCGGACGGCCGGGCCCGGAGAACGCTGGGTGCTCCGCGTCCGGCAGACCGACGGCTCGGCCTCAGACCTGGTCGGCTGGCTGGTCGGGATCGACCGGAACGACGGGTCCGACGGGGCCGGCGAGGAGGTCGCGGTCGTGGACGGTGCGGTCGACCCCGCGGTGGCCGGGGACGAGGCGCCGAGGTGGCGCGTCCCCCTGACCGACGTGGTCGTCGCCCGTCGTGCGCCCGCAGCCCGCGGGGGGCCGGACGTCGGCCGGACGCCTCCCGACGTGCTCGAGCGGCTCGGGGTCGAGGCCTGGGCCGTCGAGCTCGAGCCCCTCGGCGACTGGACGCTGCGTGCGGCCTCCGGCTTCACCGGACGGGCCAACTCCTGCCTCGCCGTGGGCGACCCCGGCCTCCCCGTGCCCGAGGCGGCCGCGGCGATCGAGGCGTACGCGGCGGCGCACGGCATCGCGCCGATGGCCCAGGTCGTCACCGGCTCCGACGAGGACGCGGCCCTGCGGGCGGCCGGGTGGGCGGAGACGTACGTCGCGACCGACGTCCTCGCGACCCGGCTCGCCGACCTCCTCGGCGACCGACCGGCCGACCCGCGCGTCGGCGTGGACGAGGAGCTCACCGACGCGTGGCGGGCGGCGTTCGACGCCTACCGCAGCAGCGACGTCGACCCCGCGGTGGTGACGCGGCTGCTCGACGGTCGGCGGCCCCGGGCGTTCGCGCGGGTCGAGGTGGACGGCGAGGTGGTCGCCGTCGCGCGTGGGCACCTGTCCGGGGGCTGGCTCGGCGTCGCCGGGGTCTGGACGCGGCCCGAGCACCGGCGCCAGGGGTTGGGCACCGCGGTGGTGCTGGCTCTCGCGGGCTGGGCGGCCCGGCGCGGCGCCCGCTGGTGCTACCTGCAGGTCGAGACCGCGAACGGACCCGCGCACGGGGCGTACGCGGCGCTGGGCTTCGTGCACCACCACCGCTACCACTACCTCGCGCCCTGA
- the fdxA gene encoding ferredoxin, translated as MTYVIAQPCVDLKDRACVEECPVDCIYEGKRMLYIHPDECVDCGACEPVCPVEAIFYEDDTPEEWKGYYDANVQFFSEIGSPGGAAKMGVIDADHPLVAALPPQEHAE; from the coding sequence GTGACGTACGTCATCGCCCAGCCCTGCGTCGACCTCAAGGACCGCGCCTGCGTCGAGGAGTGCCCGGTCGACTGCATCTACGAGGGCAAGCGGATGCTCTACATCCACCCCGACGAGTGCGTCGACTGCGGTGCCTGCGAGCCGGTCTGCCCCGTCGAGGCGATCTTCTACGAGGACGACACGCCCGAGGAGTGGAAGGGCTACTACGACGCGAACGTCCAGTTCTTCTCCGAGATCGGCTCGCCGGGCGGCGCCGCCAAGATGGGCGTCATCGACGCCGACCACCCGCTCGTCGCCGCCCTCCCGCCGCAGGAGCACGCCGAGTAG
- a CDS encoding ABC transporter permease: protein MARFLVRRVLLGVLVLFLVVTLVFALFYVYPSDVARNLAGRQATPETIALIKARLGLDQPIYVQYGRYIVNLLHGNLGYDYYHSVPVTQIIATALPKTLSIALGASVIWLVLGVLNGVVSAVRPRSVADRTLTVFSLFFYSLPTFVLGLTLLYFFYFKLTLAGITFFPPGGYVALADDPFTWFRSLILPWLTLALVQAALYTRLTRGSLLDVLGEDYIRTARSKGLGERRVVYRHGLRSALTPIVTQFGIDLGVLVGGVVVTESVFGIDGMGYEAVRAINDQNSPVIIGVVIVAAGAVVVANIVVDMLYAVLDPRVRLN, encoded by the coding sequence ATGGCCCGCTTCCTCGTCCGCCGCGTTCTGCTCGGCGTTCTCGTTCTTTTTCTGGTTGTCACGCTCGTGTTCGCGTTGTTCTACGTCTACCCCTCGGACGTCGCACGGAACCTCGCCGGACGCCAGGCGACGCCGGAGACGATCGCGCTGATCAAGGCCCGGCTCGGGCTCGACCAGCCGATCTACGTCCAGTACGGCCGCTACATCGTGAACCTGCTGCACGGCAACCTCGGCTACGACTACTACCACAGCGTCCCGGTGACCCAGATCATCGCAACAGCCCTGCCCAAGACGCTCTCGATCGCGCTCGGCGCCTCGGTGATCTGGCTGGTGCTCGGCGTCCTGAACGGGGTGGTGTCCGCCGTCCGGCCGCGTTCCGTGGCGGACCGGACGCTGACGGTGTTCTCGCTGTTCTTCTACTCGCTGCCGACCTTCGTCCTCGGTCTCACGCTGCTGTACTTCTTCTACTTCAAGCTCACGCTGGCGGGCATCACGTTCTTCCCGCCCGGCGGCTACGTCGCCCTCGCCGACGACCCGTTCACCTGGTTCCGGTCGCTGATCCTGCCCTGGCTGACGCTGGCGCTCGTCCAGGCGGCGCTCTACACACGGCTCACGCGCGGCTCGTTGCTCGACGTGCTGGGCGAGGACTACATCCGGACGGCGCGGTCCAAGGGCCTCGGCGAGCGGCGCGTGGTCTACCGTCACGGCCTCCGCAGCGCGCTCACGCCGATCGTCACCCAGTTCGGCATCGACCTCGGTGTCCTGGTCGGCGGCGTCGTGGTGACCGAGTCGGTCTTCGGCATCGACGGGATGGGCTACGAGGCCGTCCGGGCGATCAACGACCAGAACTCCCCGGTGATCATCGGCGTCGTGATCGTCGCCGCCGGCGCGGTCGTCGTCGCGAACATCGTCGTCGACATGCTCTACGCCGTCCTCGACCCCCGCGTCCGCCTCAACTAG
- a CDS encoding ABC transporter ATP-binding protein: MSTVAAAPDRTTGGSSDVLLRVENVVKEFPVASNKLFGGSKEAVHAVDGVSFELRKGETLGLVGETGCGKSTLARCITRLYSITDGTVNFNGRDISKLEGNQLREVRREVQMIFQDPYGSLNPRRRVGSIISDPFVIHGTLDGAARKKRVQELMELVGLNPEHYNRFPNEFSGGQRQRIGVARALALQPKLIVCDEPVSALDVSIQAQIINLLADLQAELGLTYLFIAHDLSVVQHVSDRVAVMYLGKIAELADVDDLYGHPRHPYSNALLSAVPVADPNAASKRERIVLIGDVPSPINPPSGCHFHTRCPKAQELCVAQDPALETKFADAASHVTACHFPVADGEDLTKAEATIEQEDAADVEVGAVLAGLVDAPGFSSPVREEER, encoded by the coding sequence GTGAGCACCGTGGCGGCGGCGCCGGACCGCACCACCGGTGGCTCGTCCGACGTCCTGCTCCGCGTCGAGAACGTGGTCAAGGAGTTCCCGGTCGCGTCGAACAAGCTCTTCGGCGGCAGCAAGGAGGCCGTGCACGCGGTCGACGGCGTCAGCTTCGAGCTGCGCAAGGGCGAGACGCTGGGGCTGGTGGGGGAGACGGGCTGTGGCAAGTCCACCCTGGCCCGCTGCATCACCCGGCTCTACTCGATCACCGACGGCACCGTGAACTTCAACGGCCGCGACATCAGCAAGCTCGAGGGCAACCAGCTGCGCGAGGTGCGCCGCGAGGTCCAGATGATCTTCCAGGACCCGTACGGCTCCCTCAACCCGCGCCGCCGCGTCGGCTCGATCATCTCCGACCCGTTCGTCATCCACGGCACGCTCGACGGCGCAGCCCGCAAGAAGCGCGTGCAGGAGCTGATGGAGCTCGTGGGCCTCAACCCCGAGCACTACAACCGCTTCCCGAACGAGTTCTCCGGCGGCCAGCGGCAGCGCATCGGCGTCGCCCGGGCCCTGGCCCTGCAGCCCAAGCTCATCGTCTGCGACGAGCCGGTCTCCGCCCTCGACGTGTCGATCCAGGCGCAGATCATCAACCTGCTGGCCGACCTGCAGGCCGAGCTGGGCCTGACCTACCTCTTCATCGCCCACGACCTCTCGGTCGTGCAGCACGTCAGCGACCGCGTCGCCGTCATGTACCTCGGCAAGATCGCCGAGCTCGCCGACGTCGACGACCTCTACGGCCACCCGAGGCACCCGTACAGCAACGCGCTGCTCTCCGCCGTCCCGGTCGCCGACCCGAACGCGGCGTCGAAGCGCGAGCGGATCGTGCTCATCGGCGACGTCCCGTCCCCGATCAACCCGCCGTCGGGCTGCCACTTCCACACCCGGTGCCCGAAGGCGCAGGAGCTGTGCGTGGCGCAGGACCCGGCGCTCGAGACCAAGTTCGCCGACGCGGCGAGCCACGTGACGGCCTGCCACTTCCCGGTCGCCGACGGGGAGGACCTGACCAAGGCCGAGGCGACGATCGAGCAGGAGGACGCCGCGGACGTCGAGGTCGGGGCGGTGCTCGCCGGCCTCGTCGACGCCCCCGGCTTCAGCAGCCCCGTACGGGAGGAGGAGCGATGA